From a single Candidatus Thorarchaeota archaeon genomic region:
- a CDS encoding ABC transporter substrate-binding protein: MSEFESARNTKTILIAVVVIVVIVGSGIAGFLLLNPGTTTTTGTTTTEEGNTLTILTRHDVAIHGVFENAFLASDYAKNLSITDVKWKTPSGEFWDDLINANQVDVCWGGGPTLFDQLMRDDLLLPLTSTRMAAAAARVNDTLAGANMKRINGDSDLVWIAAAISSFGFTVNHQFLDDYSLPVPHKWTDLANATYGSLLPTIPTIAMGNAPDTTSNTRIYEIITQGLGWETGWANIARMAGSAKIFLGSVETQTAAETGQVGISMSIDFYGYVTQTKNPDCEYILPEGQTIVNGDPIAIAKTTPHQAMAEAFVDWVLTPEAQALWLNPNIMRMPVMRETFDTALAKSTEGYAKMYATFNNTVKTTGIEFNDTLSLSINSAFIHYFESVFTDAHTELVTCWSAIVNAFKDGHINASQLEYYANLMGAPVTVKDPKTNQDEAFTIAYATAINHDMIYDATFKSEIQSRWTAAAKAQYIDVYNQIQALLP, encoded by the coding sequence ATGAGTGAATTCGAATCTGCGCGAAACACGAAGACAATACTCATTGCTGTAGTTGTAATTGTGGTCATAGTTGGTAGCGGTATTGCCGGATTTCTGCTGCTCAATCCGGGTACCACCACTACCACTGGCACGACAACAACAGAAGAGGGTAACACACTTACTATTCTCACACGTCATGATGTTGCGATTCATGGTGTTTTTGAAAATGCGTTCTTAGCATCTGACTATGCAAAGAATCTCAGTATCACCGATGTCAAATGGAAGACTCCCTCTGGAGAATTTTGGGACGACCTGATCAATGCTAACCAGGTCGATGTCTGTTGGGGTGGTGGACCTACGCTCTTTGATCAACTCATGCGTGATGATCTCCTTCTCCCACTTACCAGCACCAGAATGGCGGCTGCGGCTGCGCGAGTCAATGATACACTTGCAGGCGCAAACATGAAACGGATTAACGGTGACAGTGATCTCGTCTGGATTGCTGCGGCAATCTCCTCCTTTGGTTTTACCGTTAATCACCAATTTTTGGACGATTACAGTCTTCCAGTTCCTCACAAGTGGACTGATCTGGCCAATGCAACCTATGGGAGCCTTTTGCCCACAATCCCGACAATTGCAATGGGCAATGCACCTGATACCACCTCCAATACAAGGATCTATGAGATCATCACTCAGGGTCTTGGATGGGAGACAGGTTGGGCTAATATTGCTCGGATGGCTGGGAGTGCCAAGATCTTCCTCGGTTCAGTCGAGACCCAGACTGCTGCTGAGACTGGCCAAGTTGGTATCTCGATGTCAATTGACTTCTACGGTTACGTCACTCAGACAAAGAATCCTGATTGTGAGTACATCTTGCCAGAAGGCCAGACCATTGTGAATGGTGATCCCATTGCAATTGCGAAGACCACTCCGCATCAGGCGATGGCTGAGGCATTTGTTGATTGGGTACTCACTCCTGAAGCACAGGCTCTCTGGCTTAATCCGAACATCATGAGGATGCCTGTGATGCGAGAGACCTTTGATACTGCACTTGCGAAGAGTACTGAGGGCTATGCAAAGATGTATGCTACTTTCAACAATACGGTCAAGACAACTGGAATTGAATTCAACGATACACTCTCCCTATCAATCAACTCAGCCTTCATACACTACTTTGAGTCGGTATTTACAGACGCTCATACTGAGCTAGTGACCTGCTGGAGTGCCATTGTCAATGCATTCAAAGACGGTCATATCAATGCCTCTCAGCTCGAGTACTATGCAAATCTTATGGGCGCACCTGTGACTGTCAAAGATCCGAAGACAAATCAGGACGAGGCCTTTACCATCGCCTATGCAACTGCTATCAATCACGATATGATCTATGATGCGACCTTCAAATCTGAGATACAATCTCGATGGACTGCGGCCGCTAAGGCACAGTATATTGATGTGTATAATCAGATTCAGGCTCTGTTGCCATAG